ATACCTGCCGGTCGGGCGATGTCCGGGCTGCGGCCGCCTTCAGAGCTCACGGCGCTCACTGTGGTCGTGCCCGGGGTGCTCGTAGTGATACCGACGGCCGGAGTCGCCGCCGTTGCCGTGCTCGAAGAGTGCCAGCTGATCAGCGATCCAGGGTGAGTAGCGGGCGTCGGCGGTGCTGACGGCGACGATGGCCCCGTGGTGACCACTGGGCGCAAACACGACGGCCGAGGCGGAACCCTCGGCGGCCAGAACGGTCCCGCCGACAACCGCGATCGAAGCACCCATGGTCGCTATGCGCCGTATGAGTTTGTTCATGATCTTTTCTCCTTGAGTTGCCCAAGGTTTTCTCGAGCCCTGGGCTGTCGACTGTGTTTTGGTGGCCAAGCCCGAATGCGATTCAGCGATGCAGCAACGGAACCCGAGCCCGCCTCTTGATGTGCGTCCGGCCCCGGCCAGGAGGGCCTTCGCGACTCTCGGCCACCCCACTCGTGGAGCTCGACCCGGCAACAAATTACCTGGTGCACGAGGAAAGCGTGAGCGTTTAAAGTGTGACAAAGTAAACGCCCGAACCTGCAGCAGGTCGAGCTCTGCCCCCACGCCACCGACACCGGGAGCAGGGGCGGGACGGGGCACTTACTGGGGCCCTGTCAAAAGCTGTTGATCACGTGGCTGTCGGCTTGCTACTCATCGGCGTGGCCGTGGGTAGAGGCAGTCGCGGGCGTGAATCGTGTTGGATGAACTGTGGACACTGAATCGAGCCATTGCTTCGCCCCGGCCCGAAACAGGTGGAAGAGCAGTTGCGGCCAGGGGACCCAGGCAGGGTGCGGGATGTTCTTCGCTGCAGGCCAGGCCGGGGCCCAGTAGAAGTAGCTTCGGCAGGAGCCGGGCTTCACAGGGCGGCTCACAAAGGCCCAAGAGGTTCCCAGCCCGGTCGAGCGGGAGCGTCCGGGCGGCAGGCACCATGGCCGTCTCCACCTGGTGAAATGGTGGCGAGTCTCGACAGCGCTGGGCCCGCGCCAGCAACGCTGTCCAGTTTGCGAATTCGGCTGTCGAGCGCGAGCTCAATCGGACGGCGCGACCGGGGACCGCAGGCCGAGCCATTGCTCGGCGTCCCAGGCATGGAACCTCTCTACCCGGTGAACCCCGGCTTTGCCGCGAGGCGCATCGAGCCGACGTTGGCGGTCTGGGTGGTGAGCCCCACCGGCTCGCCGGGAAGGACGCCGTCGAACAGTCGAGTGCCGCCGCGCACGCCTCGGCGGCGTACCCGAAGCCCCACGCTCGCGGCAGGAAAAGGTAGCCGAGATCGACTTCCCCGCTGCAGCTGGGCGACGGTGCCCCGTTGCTCTCCTGAGCAGGATCTGGCCGATCATCGCCCCGTCGAGATCAGCAACGAAACTCCCGGGCCACCGCTCGGGCGCCCCGGGCATGTCGCGCTCAAGCTCGCCTCGTGGCCGGGGCCGCCGAGTTAGGTGTGCACCTCTGGCGATGCCAGCAGCTCGATGAACACCGCACGGTCTCGGGCCTCGGGCTCACGGAGCACGAGCCTCTCGGTCCTGATAGGGGCAGTGGCCATGCGACGGGCCCAAGATCAGACCTGCCGGTCAGCCAATCAACAAGCTCGGTACCGATCAAGACGCGAGGACCTATCAACGCACCGGCCCGCGCCCCACCCTCACTAACGGGACCGGGCCTTACAAGCCTCGCCTGCCGGAACGGGATGCCTCCCAATCTGCTCGGCGATGGCACGTCGCGGCCTGCGTACCAAAGAATCAAGGACACCTGCCGATCGTCTCGAAGCCCGATTGCCGCACCGGACCTGGACCCGGGTGCGCCCTCAGCGCTCGCACGAAGACGGAGCCGTCTCGACGCGGCTGAGCGCCGACCCTCGGCGCAATGTGCACCGTCGAACCACCACCGCACCGTACGGCGAGCGCTACGTTGCGTTCCAGCGGCCCGCTACGCGATCTTGAGGGAAATGAAGCAGCAGTGCAGGATCCCGGCGGACCAGGACAAAGACCGGTCTGCTTCAGATTCACTGGGCTACCGAGACGGCTTCATCAGCGTGATCACTGCGGGCGCCGCTGGTGCGTGCGTCATCCTCACCGGGCCGGGTAGAGCGTGGCGATGTCGTTCGGCAGTGCGGCCTTGATCTGACGACTGAACTCGTCAACGAGCACTTCTTCTTCGCCGGAGAGGAGTGCTTTGATCGCGGCTCGTGCGACCTCCTCTGTGCTGATCTTGGGCTGGTCGACACGGGCAGACAGGTCGGTGTCGACATAGCCGACGTGCACACCAAGCACGCGGGTTCCCTGTGAGCGCAGGGCGAGCCGCATCGCGTTGGACAGCGACCACTGCGCTGCCTTGCTCGCCGCATAACCGGGTGCCTGCTCCAAAGCCAGCCAGGAGGCAGCGGACAGCATGTTGATGACGGCACCGCCGTCGTTGCGGGCCAGCGCCGGCGCGAACGCCTGGGTCACAGCCCATGTGCCGAAGTAATTGACCTCCATCTCGCGCCTGGCGTCGTCGAGTGACGCGGTGAGCACCGGTGCAGCGAAAGCGGTTCCGGCGTTGTTGACCAGGAGCGAGAGGTCGCCGACGGCCTCGGCCGCCTTGGTGATGGAGGCCGGGTCGGTGACGTCCATCTGGATCGGCACCACTCCCGGGTCTGTGATCAGTTCGGGGCGGCGGGCCGCGGCATAGACCGTGGCGCCGTGCTCGGCAAGCTCACGGGCGAACGCCCTGCCGATCCCCCGGTTGGCGCCCGTAACCAAGGCGGTCTTGTCGTGAATCCGCATGCTTCTTTCCTGTCCGTTCGGTTGTTTGCAGGCCGAGGTCCGGCCTGCGCGGTGCAGTCCCCTGTGTGACAAGCCTTGCGGGCGTCCGTCAGTCGTGGGTCATGCGCCCGTCGATCAGCCGCCACAGCCCCAGGGGGTTGCGCGTGGCCAGTGCGTCGGGCAGCAGTGCGTCGGGGAAGCCTTGGTAAGTGACGGGCCGCAGGAAGCGGTCGATCGAGCTCATGCCGACCGAGGTGAAGCGACTGTCCGTGGTGGCCGGGTACGGGCCGCCGTGGATGGTGGCGTGGCCGACTTCCTGGGGATGGGCGAAGGCGTTGACCACGATGCGGCCGGTGCGGCGCTCCAGGATGGGCAGCAGCCGTGCGGCGTCGTCGTAGTCGGGCTCGTCGATGTGCATCGTGGCCGAGAGCTGACCGCGGAAGCTTCGCGCCACCTCGAGGAGCTGGTCTATTCCGCTGAGGCGGACCAGGAGTGCGGCCGGTCCGAAGACCTCCTCGGCCAGTGCGGGGCTGGCGAGGAAACGGTTCCCGTCGACCTCGAGCAGCTGAGAGCGGCCCTCCCAGGCGCCCTGGGGCTCCGGGCCCTGCGTGAGTGTCGTGGCACCGAGGTCGTGCAGGCGCTGTGTGTTGCGGGCGTAGGCGTCGTGGATGCCTGGCGTGAGCATGGTGCGCGCTTCCATCGCGCTCACTCGTGTGGCGGCCGCCTCGCGCATCTCGGCGTAGCCCGGGCCGTCGACGGCGAGCAGGATGGCCGGCTTCAGGCAGGCCTGGCCGACGTTGACGAGCATGCGCTCGGCGAAGCCGTCGCCGACCTGGTCCCCGCGCGCCGCCAGCGCGGCGGGCAGGACAAAGGTCGGGTTGACGCTGGTCATCTCGGCGAAGACCGGGATGGGGTCGGGGCGCAGCTGTGCCCGCCGGTACAGCGCCATACCGCCGCCCTCGGAACCGGTGAAGGTCACCGCCTTGATCAGCGGATGGTCGACCAGGGCCTCTCCGATCTCGTTGCCCGCTCCGCGCACCAGGGAGAACACTCCT
This portion of the Streptomyces mirabilis genome encodes:
- a CDS encoding SDR family oxidoreductase, whose product is MRIHDKTALVTGANRGIGRAFARELAEHGATVYAAARRPELITDPGVVPIQMDVTDPASITKAAEAVGDLSLLVNNAGTAFAAPVLTASLDDARREMEVNYFGTWAVTQAFAPALARNDGGAVINMLSAASWLALEQAPGYAASKAAQWSLSNAMRLALRSQGTRVLGVHVGYVDTDLSARVDQPKISTEEVARAAIKALLSGEEEVLVDEFSRQIKAALPNDIATLYPAR
- a CDS encoding aldehyde dehydrogenase (NADP(+)) → MALTGDMLIGSSSTSASQGTMKALNPATGRPIEPGFALGGPAEVDRAARLADEAFDSYNRISPHERAAFLDLIAERLDGINEELAERAALETGLPVAQLRAEAAKAAGQFRQFADVVRAGRFHGATIDPAQPERQPRPRMDHRMQKIAVGPVAVFGASNFPISYSVAGGDTASALAAGCPVVVKAHNAHPGASELMGRAIQSAAADCGLHEGVFSLVRGAGNEIGEALVDHPLIKAVTFTGSEGGGMALYRRAQLRPDPIPVFAEMTSVNPTFVLPAALAARGDQVGDGFAERMLVNVGQACLKPAILLAVDGPGYAEMREAAATRVSAMEARTMLTPGIHDAYARNTQRLHDLGATTLTQGPEPQGAWEGRSQLLEVDGNRFLASPALAEEVFGPAALLVRLSGIDQLLEVARSFRGQLSATMHIDEPDYDDAARLLPILERRTGRIVVNAFAHPQEVGHATIHGGPYPATTDSRFTSVGMSSIDRFLRPVTYQGFPDALLPDALATRNPLGLWRLIDGRMTHD